In a single window of the Natronosalvus caseinilyticus genome:
- a CDS encoding DUF58 domain-containing protein, giving the protein MTRRLPLAVGVFVFLAGVLVLVGATDFNVSQSLIGLIGVLAILVAVSGFSRRRTERDLTTTTDPEHRTTVPVPGRTLSSAIAQFRTDSYGFVSGSRRIVDGLREAAMAVLTRFDGVSTEDARDRIESGTWTADERVAAFLSPDLEPPKTSLRNRLVAGLDRETTFRQNVRRTAASIAVIGYGGLGDQVLPDSIPQYDPEELEDVTPRTTQDSFTGRVERSVRETGYWTGVGGLALFAVGVGAVAQSPGAVLAGVVGVGYAGFAHLRDAPAPDLTLKRTLSDDRPDPGEEVTVTVTITNDSGGFVPDLRFVDGIPAGLALESGSARLGTSLRPHDSVTLEYTVTARRGRHTFDPALALTRDLSRSSERESYLTAESETETAIVAEPTLQPLTTAVPLRPAAAAFSGQLTTADSGEGMQFHSVREYRRNDPLNRIDWNRHARSGELATLEFHEERAARVLVLIDARKASYLAHQPDAAHAIDRSVEAAGRIAASLLDAGDTVGLAALGPVNREANRRLNLRETCWIAPSSGQHHRIRLSEALASHVQFSTDPPREETQWRPQLRMIRRRLAAETQIVFLSPLCDAAAARIVRRLDARGHALTVISPNPTAERTTSQQLARVARRIRRFDLQRAGIPVIDWEPSETIDEAVARANAGGRR; this is encoded by the coding sequence ATGACCCGCCGTTTGCCGCTCGCCGTTGGCGTATTCGTGTTTCTCGCCGGCGTACTCGTTCTCGTCGGCGCGACCGATTTCAACGTCAGCCAGAGCCTGATTGGTCTGATAGGCGTGCTGGCAATCCTGGTCGCGGTGAGTGGATTCAGCCGTCGCCGCACCGAGCGCGACCTGACGACGACGACCGACCCCGAACACCGGACGACCGTCCCTGTGCCCGGGCGGACGCTCTCGAGCGCCATCGCCCAGTTTCGAACCGACTCCTACGGATTCGTCTCCGGCTCGAGACGCATCGTCGACGGGCTCCGGGAGGCGGCGATGGCGGTCCTCACGCGGTTCGATGGGGTCTCGACGGAAGACGCGCGGGACCGCATCGAATCGGGCACCTGGACGGCCGACGAACGCGTCGCCGCGTTTCTCTCGCCGGACCTCGAGCCCCCGAAGACGTCCCTCCGAAATCGGCTCGTGGCCGGACTCGACCGCGAGACGACCTTCCGGCAGAACGTCCGGCGAACGGCGGCCTCGATCGCGGTGATCGGGTACGGCGGCCTCGGCGATCAGGTACTGCCCGACTCGATCCCGCAGTACGACCCGGAAGAACTGGAGGACGTCACCCCACGGACGACCCAGGACTCGTTCACCGGCCGGGTCGAACGGTCGGTTCGCGAAACCGGGTACTGGACGGGCGTCGGCGGCCTCGCGCTCTTCGCCGTCGGCGTCGGTGCCGTCGCCCAGTCGCCGGGCGCCGTTCTCGCCGGCGTCGTCGGGGTCGGCTACGCCGGCTTCGCCCACCTTCGGGACGCCCCGGCCCCCGACCTCACCCTCAAGCGCACGCTCAGCGACGACCGCCCGGATCCAGGCGAGGAGGTGACGGTGACGGTGACGATCACCAACGACTCGGGCGGATTCGTCCCGGACCTTCGCTTCGTTGACGGGATTCCCGCGGGGCTCGCACTCGAGTCGGGTTCGGCCCGACTCGGGACGTCGCTTCGCCCCCACGACTCGGTAACCCTCGAGTACACCGTCACGGCTCGTCGTGGTAGACACACGTTCGACCCGGCGCTCGCGCTCACGCGCGACCTCTCCCGTTCGAGCGAACGCGAATCGTATCTCACGGCCGAGTCCGAGACGGAGACGGCTATCGTCGCCGAGCCGACGCTCCAGCCGCTCACGACCGCGGTCCCGCTCAGGCCCGCCGCCGCGGCGTTTTCGGGTCAGTTGACGACCGCCGACTCGGGGGAGGGGATGCAGTTTCACTCGGTTCGCGAGTACCGGCGCAACGACCCGCTCAACCGGATCGACTGGAATCGACACGCCCGGTCGGGCGAACTCGCGACCCTCGAGTTCCACGAGGAACGGGCCGCTCGTGTCCTCGTGTTGATCGACGCGCGGAAGGCCTCCTACCTCGCACACCAGCCCGACGCGGCCCACGCCATCGATCGGTCCGTCGAAGCGGCCGGTCGGATCGCCGCGTCGTTGCTCGACGCCGGGGATACAGTCGGGCTGGCCGCGCTCGGCCCCGTCAACCGGGAAGCCAATCGGCGGCTCAACTTGCGCGAGACGTGCTGGATCGCCCCCTCGTCGGGACAGCACCACCGAATTCGGCTCAGCGAGGCGCTCGCGTCCCACGTGCAGTTCTCGACGGACCCGCCCCGCGAGGAGACCCAGTGGCGACCACAGCTGCGGATGATCCGTCGCCGACTCGCCGCCGAGACCCAGATCGTCTTTCTCAGTCCGCTGTGCGACGCTGCCGCGGCCCGGATCGTTCGCCGCCTGGACGCCAGGGGCCACGCGCTCACCGTCATCAGTCCGAACCCGACGGCCGAACGGACGACCAGTCAGCAACTGGCCCGCGTCGCCCGCCGAATCAGGCGATTCGACCTCCAGCGCGCCGGTATCCCCGTGATCGACTGGGAACCTTCGGAGACGATCGACGAGGCGGTCGCTCGAGCGAACGCGGGTGGTCGTCGATGA
- a CDS encoding response regulator produces the protein MQTFRPTEPVDILLIEDNPGDIRLTEEAFKSALSEVRFEIATDGEEAVRFLHECQQDDERSFPDLILLDLNLPRLDGFAILEMLKDDFDHPSPPVLVLSSSTAREDIVKSYERAANAYLTKPDSPDEFDTMVRAVEDFWIESVQHPPIES, from the coding sequence GTGCAGACGTTCAGACCAACGGAGCCCGTCGACATTCTCCTCATCGAGGACAACCCAGGTGACATTCGGCTCACCGAGGAGGCGTTCAAATCGGCTCTGAGCGAGGTGCGCTTTGAGATTGCGACGGACGGCGAAGAAGCCGTTCGATTCTTACACGAGTGTCAACAGGACGACGAACGATCCTTTCCCGATCTGATCTTGCTGGACCTGAATCTCCCCCGACTCGACGGATTCGCGATTCTCGAGATGCTCAAAGACGACTTCGACCACCCGTCTCCACCGGTGCTCGTCCTCTCGAGTTCGACAGCCAGAGAGGACATCGTCAAATCGTACGAACGGGCGGCCAACGCCTATCTGACCAAGCCCGACTCGCCCGACGAGTTCGATACGATGGTGCGAGCAGTCGAGGATTTCTGGATCGAGTCGGTACAGCACCCGCCGATCGAGTCCTGA
- a CDS encoding PQQ-dependent sugar dehydrogenase: MSEQPGDERPTRPYDSAGTESSRWWPTTRRRLLQATAAAGSLAVVGNSVLAQESETIELGGETSGWQGIAPDEIEGETNPTLELEEGTTYELTWENLDGQAHNIVIVDGEGEELERTELLAEEGETQTLEFEATSEMAEYYCEPHAGTMRGEVSVGGETDDETGDESEDGEVPAFFDSGAEIGLQSVAEGMTAPTDFAVIGGGQEQDQDQDQYLVADQTGELWLVDGDGRREEPFLDVSDRLVELGTFEGSYADPNQDYDERGLLGVEVHPNFAENCRFFVHYSAPPNDETPDGWSHVEVISEFHASSDRSEADPDSETVLLEFQKPQYNHDAGPMAFGPDGYLYVPMGDGGGANDDMEGHLEDWYDENAGGNGQNVTDTLLGGIHRIDVDAEGDEPYAVPDDNPLVDVDDAIDEYYAWGFRNPFGISFDSDGRLFVSDAGQDLYEEANLVEAGGNYGWNVKEGTHCFSTDSPSDPPADCPDAAPDEPPYNGQELQDPIVEYPHVYEGDTVGITIIGGHVYEADQVEELQGKYVFGDWTADPARQAPAGRLLAASEPTGDDSDDDGGSDDDETADTNSSDDADGGEEDVEAIPRDELWEMEELQVSGTDDGSFPYFVRQFGQDGDGNVYVLANREGVPSGDTGVVMRIVSPGEGDDISVPEDGADEQEADEEATEDTQDEPIDEDEDEDEGDGDGGNETDDGTDSNETNGNESDGET, encoded by the coding sequence ATGAGCGAACAGCCAGGCGACGAGCGACCGACCCGTCCGTACGATTCCGCGGGAACCGAGAGCTCCCGTTGGTGGCCGACCACGCGGCGACGACTGCTGCAAGCGACCGCCGCCGCGGGCAGCCTCGCCGTAGTCGGCAACTCGGTGCTCGCCCAGGAGAGCGAGACGATCGAACTCGGGGGCGAGACCAGCGGCTGGCAAGGAATCGCCCCAGACGAAATCGAAGGCGAAACCAACCCGACGCTGGAACTCGAGGAGGGGACGACGTACGAACTCACGTGGGAGAACCTCGACGGCCAGGCGCACAACATCGTCATCGTCGATGGCGAGGGTGAGGAACTCGAGCGCACGGAACTCCTCGCTGAAGAGGGGGAGACCCAGACGCTCGAGTTCGAGGCGACGAGCGAGATGGCGGAGTACTACTGCGAACCGCACGCGGGGACGATGCGTGGGGAGGTCTCGGTCGGCGGTGAAACCGACGACGAAACCGGCGACGAGTCGGAAGACGGCGAGGTGCCAGCGTTCTTCGATTCGGGGGCCGAAATCGGGCTCCAGTCGGTTGCAGAGGGGATGACGGCGCCGACGGATTTTGCCGTGATCGGTGGGGGCCAAGAACAGGACCAGGACCAGGACCAGTACCTCGTCGCCGATCAAACGGGCGAACTCTGGCTCGTCGACGGCGACGGACGCCGGGAAGAACCGTTCCTCGACGTGAGCGACCGGCTGGTCGAACTCGGAACGTTCGAAGGATCGTACGCCGATCCGAACCAGGACTACGACGAACGGGGCCTCCTCGGCGTGGAAGTCCACCCGAATTTCGCCGAGAACTGTCGCTTCTTCGTTCACTACAGCGCGCCGCCGAACGACGAGACGCCCGATGGCTGGAGTCACGTCGAAGTCATCTCTGAGTTCCACGCGTCGAGCGACCGGAGCGAAGCCGACCCGGACTCGGAGACCGTCCTCCTGGAGTTCCAGAAACCACAGTACAACCACGACGCAGGCCCGATGGCCTTCGGACCCGACGGCTACCTGTACGTCCCGATGGGCGACGGCGGCGGTGCGAACGACGACATGGAGGGCCACCTCGAGGACTGGTACGACGAGAACGCGGGCGGAAACGGCCAGAACGTCACCGACACCCTCCTCGGCGGCATCCATAGAATCGACGTCGATGCGGAAGGCGACGAGCCCTACGCCGTCCCGGACGACAACCCCCTGGTCGACGTGGACGATGCCATCGACGAGTACTACGCGTGGGGGTTCCGGAACCCGTTCGGCATCTCGTTCGACAGCGACGGGCGACTGTTCGTCTCCGACGCCGGGCAGGACCTCTACGAGGAGGCGAACCTCGTCGAAGCCGGCGGCAACTACGGCTGGAACGTCAAGGAGGGGACCCACTGCTTCAGTACGGATAGCCCGAGCGATCCGCCCGCAGACTGTCCGGACGCCGCTCCCGACGAACCGCCGTACAACGGCCAGGAACTGCAGGATCCGATCGTCGAGTACCCCCACGTGTACGAGGGCGATACGGTCGGAATCACGATCATCGGCGGCCACGTGTACGAGGCCGACCAGGTCGAGGAGTTGCAGGGGAAGTACGTCTTCGGCGACTGGACGGCCGATCCGGCGCGCCAGGCGCCGGCGGGTCGACTCCTCGCGGCGTCAGAGCCTACCGGCGACGATTCGGACGACGACGGGGGTTCGGACGACGACGAAACGGCGGATACCAACTCGAGCGACGATGCTGACGGCGGGGAGGAGGACGTCGAGGCCATACCCCGCGACGAACTCTGGGAGATGGAAGAACTCCAGGTCTCGGGGACAGACGACGGCTCGTTCCCCTACTTCGTTCGGCAGTTCGGCCAGGACGGCGACGGCAACGTCTACGTCCTCGCGAACCGGGAGGGGGTCCCGTCGGGCGACACGGGGGTCGTCATGAGGATCGTGTCACCGGGCGAGGGAGACGACATCTCGGTACCCGAGGACGGGGCTGACGAACAGGAGGCGGACGAGGAGGCGACCGAGGACACCCAGGACGAACCTATCGACGAGGACGAGGACGAAGACGAGGGCGACGGAGATGGCGGTAACGAAACTGACGACGGAACCGATAGCAACGAAACCAACGGCAACGAATCCGACGGCGAAACGTAG
- a CDS encoding VOC family protein has translation MTDHLPDSARIGRTALTVANLEESVEFYRDVVGLVVRANSETAATLGTETEPLLELHRDADAPPRNRNQAGLFHNAFEVTSRAALGAALERIRDRWTLNGASDHYVSEALYLDDPDGNGVEIYRDRPRSAWPRRDDGTVRIGTIPLDLETLPAESDGATTVPDGTTVGHVHLETTSLEAAREFYVDTLGFEVQTELDRALFVSADGYHHHLGVNAWAGRSQPRLADGRGLAWFELLVPSAAALETIRDRLVTTDVSVTERENGFETTDPDGITVRIGIA, from the coding sequence ATGACTGACCACCTCCCGGATTCGGCGCGCATCGGTCGCACCGCGCTGACCGTCGCGAACCTCGAGGAGTCGGTCGAGTTCTATCGAGACGTCGTCGGGCTCGTCGTCCGAGCGAACAGCGAGACGGCGGCCACGCTCGGCACCGAGACGGAACCGTTGCTCGAGCTTCACCGAGACGCCGATGCCCCGCCACGAAATCGGAACCAGGCGGGGCTGTTCCACAACGCCTTCGAGGTCACCTCGAGAGCCGCGCTCGGGGCTGCCCTCGAACGGATTCGCGACCGGTGGACACTGAACGGCGCCTCCGACCACTACGTCAGCGAGGCGCTGTACCTCGACGATCCCGACGGAAACGGCGTCGAGATCTATCGCGACCGGCCACGGTCGGCGTGGCCGCGCCGTGACGACGGAACGGTCCGGATCGGTACGATTCCGCTGGATCTCGAGACCCTCCCCGCCGAATCTGACGGAGCGACGACCGTTCCCGACGGGACGACGGTCGGTCACGTCCACCTCGAAACGACCTCGCTCGAGGCCGCTCGCGAGTTCTACGTCGATACACTGGGGTTCGAGGTTCAGACCGAACTCGACAGAGCCCTGTTCGTCTCGGCAGACGGCTATCACCACCACCTGGGCGTGAACGCGTGGGCCGGTCGATCGCAGCCACGACTGGCGGACGGTCGCGGGCTGGCGTGGTTCGAACTCCTCGTTCCGAGCGCGGCGGCCCTCGAGACGATCCGCGACCGGCTGGTCACCACCGACGTCTCCGTAACGGAGCGTGAGAACGGATTCGAGACTACCGATCCAGACGGGATCACGGTTCGCATCGGAATCGCGTGA
- the moaA gene encoding GTP 3',8-cyclase MoaA, producing MLTDDFGREVSGVRISLTDRCNFDCVYCHNEGLGDTRGPMDPRENEMGTDDVVRFLEVAAEFDVEAVKFTGGEPMLRDDLEEIIERTPDSMAVSLTTNGTFLPDRAEALVDAGLERVNVSQDALDPEAFAAVTKSGAYDRVIEGVEAALEAGLDPVKLNMVVFEHTAGYVPQMVEHVAENDGLQLQLIEYMPELTGKPEWHVEIERVHDWLADQAEEIEHREMHDRKRYWIGQEDGDGRGMVEIVDPVENSTFCANCHRVRVTHEGYLKGCLNRNDDLRPMGEMTRAEIREAFREVVANRVPYYGEYMVRNESGEWELNDEYIDVGA from the coding sequence ATGCTCACCGACGACTTCGGGCGCGAGGTTTCCGGGGTACGTATCTCGCTCACCGATCGGTGTAACTTCGACTGTGTCTACTGTCACAACGAGGGACTGGGGGACACGCGGGGGCCAATGGACCCGCGAGAAAACGAGATGGGAACCGACGACGTCGTCCGCTTTCTCGAGGTCGCCGCCGAGTTCGACGTCGAGGCCGTCAAGTTCACCGGTGGCGAACCGATGTTGCGTGACGACCTCGAGGAAATCATCGAGCGAACGCCCGACTCGATGGCCGTCTCGCTGACGACCAACGGGACTTTCCTGCCCGACCGCGCCGAAGCGCTCGTCGACGCCGGACTCGAGCGGGTGAACGTCTCCCAGGACGCCCTCGATCCGGAGGCGTTCGCCGCGGTGACGAAGAGCGGGGCCTACGACCGGGTGATCGAGGGCGTCGAAGCGGCACTCGAGGCCGGACTCGACCCGGTCAAACTCAACATGGTCGTGTTCGAGCACACCGCGGGGTACGTCCCACAGATGGTCGAGCACGTGGCCGAAAACGACGGCCTCCAGTTGCAGTTGATCGAGTACATGCCCGAGTTGACCGGCAAGCCCGAGTGGCACGTCGAGATCGAGCGCGTCCACGACTGGCTGGCCGACCAGGCCGAGGAGATCGAACACCGCGAGATGCACGACCGGAAGCGCTACTGGATCGGCCAGGAGGACGGGGACGGCCGCGGGATGGTCGAGATCGTCGACCCCGTCGAGAATTCGACGTTCTGTGCGAACTGTCACCGCGTCCGCGTCACCCACGAGGGCTACCTCAAGGGCTGTCTCAACCGCAACGACGACCTGCGCCCGATGGGCGAGATGACCAGGGCCGAGATTCGCGAGGCGTTCCGCGAGGTCGTCGCCAATCGCGTGCCCTACTACGGCGAGTACATGGTCCGGAACGAGAGTGGGGAGTGGGAACTCAACGACGAGTACATCGACGTCGGCGCCTGA
- a CDS encoding cobalamin-independent methionine synthase II family protein, translating into MSSDLSIQTTHVGSLPRSDALREVLRRDDDSRSETFETAVGEAIRDVVRKQAEVGIDVANDGEQSRLAYSVDVTNRLSGYSDRFAERDLPADLEEYPEFAEHALGDIDNIGGPIATGPIEYVGEEALERDLARFDEAVEETGVSFSDRFHTAPSPGAVLRFTDSTYHDSNEEYIFDLAESLRTEYEIIVDSGAQLQIDAPELLAGFTITYKDASTEEFRDQVETYVEAINVALGDVPSDRVRLHACWGNYPGPHHHDVALGDVIDKFYEADVSGLVVEGANPRHNHEYRTIAEHPLPDDWTLVPGVIDVKTNVVEHPEVVADRLERFAESVGDPSRIVAGCDCGFETVMTANLVYPALVWKKLESLVQGAELASNRLA; encoded by the coding sequence ATGTCCAGTGATCTCTCCATCCAGACGACGCACGTCGGAAGTCTTCCCCGGTCGGACGCCCTCCGCGAAGTGTTGCGACGCGACGACGATTCGCGTTCGGAGACGTTCGAGACCGCCGTCGGCGAGGCGATCCGCGACGTGGTTCGCAAACAGGCCGAAGTAGGAATCGACGTCGCGAACGACGGCGAACAGAGTCGGCTCGCGTACTCGGTCGACGTGACGAACCGCCTCTCCGGGTACTCGGATCGGTTCGCCGAGCGCGACCTGCCGGCCGACCTGGAGGAGTATCCCGAATTCGCCGAACACGCGCTGGGAGACATCGATAACATCGGCGGACCGATCGCGACGGGTCCCATCGAGTACGTCGGCGAGGAGGCCCTCGAGCGTGACCTGGCTCGTTTCGACGAGGCAGTCGAGGAGACGGGCGTCTCCTTCAGCGATCGATTCCACACCGCGCCGTCGCCAGGGGCCGTGCTTAGGTTCACCGACTCGACGTACCACGACTCGAATGAGGAGTACATCTTCGACCTCGCGGAGTCGCTCCGGACCGAGTACGAGATTATCGTCGACAGCGGCGCACAGTTGCAGATCGACGCGCCGGAACTGCTCGCCGGGTTCACGATCACCTACAAGGACGCCTCGACCGAGGAGTTCCGCGACCAGGTCGAAACCTACGTGGAGGCGATCAACGTCGCGCTCGGCGACGTCCCGTCCGACCGCGTTCGACTCCACGCCTGCTGGGGGAACTACCCGGGTCCCCACCACCACGACGTGGCGCTTGGCGACGTTATCGACAAATTCTACGAGGCCGACGTTTCGGGACTGGTCGTCGAAGGCGCGAACCCTCGACACAACCACGAGTATCGAACCATCGCGGAACATCCGCTCCCCGACGACTGGACGCTCGTTCCCGGCGTAATCGACGTGAAGACGAACGTCGTCGAGCACCCCGAGGTCGTCGCGGACCGGCTCGAGCGGTTCGCCGAGAGCGTCGGCGATCCGTCGCGTATAGTCGCCGGATGCGACTGTGGCTTCGAGACGGTGATGACCGCGAACCTCGTTTATCCGGCGCTCGTCTGGAAGAAGCTCGAGTCGCTGGTCCAGGGTGCGGAACTCGCCTCGAATCGGCTCGCGTGA
- a CDS encoding DUF7504 family protein, producing MGRSPPAALDQYDPGSSVLVVSPSMDASDIVTTVEGIRTPDPTGETDDERPTVVVSRAHTAEAILDAWRSRIGDFPSKFGIVSIGEVTRSIAAGTSSVELPQAHILTVGTEDVTGIGIAIGDALSRWDESEGALEDSNSNTISSRHQHPILWFESLTPLLERKGLEMTFRFLHVTLEEIRRADAVAYVHVDSSVHDRETIATLTHLFDDVVELEP from the coding sequence ATGGGACGTTCTCCTCCGGCAGCGCTCGATCAGTACGACCCGGGCTCGAGCGTGCTGGTCGTCAGCCCCTCTATGGACGCCTCCGACATCGTCACCACCGTCGAGGGCATCCGTACTCCCGATCCGACCGGCGAGACCGACGACGAGCGGCCGACGGTCGTCGTCTCGCGCGCCCACACGGCCGAGGCGATCCTGGACGCCTGGCGGTCGCGTATCGGCGACTTCCCGAGCAAGTTCGGCATCGTCTCGATCGGTGAGGTCACCCGCTCGATCGCTGCCGGCACCAGTTCCGTGGAACTCCCTCAAGCGCACATACTCACCGTCGGTACCGAGGACGTCACCGGCATCGGCATCGCGATTGGCGACGCGCTCTCGCGGTGGGACGAGAGCGAGGGTGCACTCGAGGACTCGAACTCGAACACAATCTCGAGCCGCCACCAGCACCCCATCCTCTGGTTCGAATCACTCACACCGCTGCTCGAGCGTAAGGGTCTCGAGATGACCTTCCGATTCCTGCACGTGACCCTCGAGGAGATTCGCCGGGCCGACGCCGTCGCGTACGTCCACGTCGACTCGTCGGTCCACGACAGGGAGACGATCGCGACGCTCACGCATCTCTTCGACGACGTCGTCGAACTCGAGCCGTGA
- a CDS encoding DUF7519 family protein, which yields MKELTRRPTRIASLGAALAAVIVVGATAVGSPAGAVLAVVGTASLAAGLVWGITDATDAGAGLLFVAVVLSGLQGMPPEVTVVGAIAALVALDLGRSAVELGEQLGRETDTRRLEAVHVVSSVSVGLAAATLGYGVYVFGGGGQPAGGVVLLLLAVVFLVAALK from the coding sequence ATGAAGGAGTTGACCAGACGACCGACGCGGATCGCGAGCCTCGGGGCGGCTCTCGCTGCAGTGATTGTCGTCGGAGCGACCGCCGTCGGGTCGCCAGCCGGCGCGGTCCTCGCTGTCGTCGGAACCGCCTCGCTCGCCGCAGGTCTGGTGTGGGGAATCACCGACGCGACCGACGCCGGCGCCGGGTTGCTGTTCGTCGCCGTCGTTCTCAGCGGGTTGCAGGGAATGCCCCCCGAAGTGACGGTCGTCGGTGCCATCGCCGCCCTCGTCGCCCTGGACCTCGGCCGAAGCGCCGTCGAACTCGGTGAGCAACTCGGGCGAGAGACCGATACTCGCCGCCTCGAGGCCGTCCACGTCGTCTCGAGTGTCTCGGTCGGATTGGCCGCGGCGACTCTCGGGTACGGCGTGTACGTCTTCGGCGGCGGCGGACAACCCGCCGGCGGCGTCGTGTTGCTGTTGCTCGCGGTCGTCTTCCTCGTGGCTGCGCTCAAGTAG